In Calditrichia bacterium, a single genomic region encodes these proteins:
- a CDS encoding NAD-dependent malic enzyme gives MNSLRPRFPDNDIKLRIKSPHRPGKLGLLLTVLGEEGALVGDIETLFIGKDHSFRNITISIFDEVHLDAIKTAIKNRTEVEILEIEDIVFKRHEGGKIHSKRKQELRRLEDLRYIYTPGVARVCRRIMNHPESYRKYTNIGNSVGIFTNGTRVLGLGEIGVLPSMPVMEGKAVIYDQFVGISATPILVDTKDPDEFIETVERIAPTFGGIHLEDIRIPDCFYIETELIKRLNKPVMHDDQHGTATVLLAAVLSALRQIGRTDDDSLVFAQLGLGAAGFGIAKLMIDYGFNVIGVDPMPESQKRLTNYGGKIASLEEAMDVADIVIATTGVVGLIGPDIVRKGQVILSLSNPQPEIFPEEALAAGASFASDGKSVNNALAYPGLFKAALEVNATEINAKMKIAAAKAISEMAETGELVPSIFHEKVHQHVVKAVVAACK, from the coding sequence ATGAACAGTTTACGACCACGATTTCCGGATAATGACATCAAGTTACGCATCAAAAGCCCCCACCGTCCGGGAAAATTAGGGCTACTGCTGACCGTTTTGGGAGAAGAAGGCGCGCTGGTTGGCGATATTGAAACGTTGTTCATCGGTAAAGATCACTCATTCCGCAACATTACCATTTCTATTTTTGATGAAGTGCATCTCGATGCGATCAAAACCGCCATCAAAAACCGGACTGAAGTTGAAATTCTCGAAATCGAAGATATTGTTTTTAAACGGCACGAAGGCGGGAAAATCCACAGCAAGCGCAAACAGGAACTGCGCCGGCTGGAAGATTTGCGCTATATTTATACGCCCGGCGTTGCCCGGGTTTGCCGCAGAATTATGAATCATCCGGAAAGTTACCGCAAATACACCAACATCGGCAACAGCGTGGGCATTTTTACCAACGGCACGCGGGTGTTGGGATTGGGCGAAATCGGCGTGCTGCCGTCCATGCCGGTAATGGAAGGCAAAGCGGTGATTTACGACCAGTTTGTGGGCATCAGCGCCACGCCCATTTTGGTGGACACCAAAGATCCGGACGAATTTATCGAAACGGTCGAGCGCATTGCGCCCACTTTTGGCGGGATTCATCTCGAAGATATCCGCATTCCCGATTGTTTTTACATCGAAACCGAGTTGATCAAACGGCTCAACAAACCGGTGATGCACGACGATCAGCACGGCACAGCAACGGTGCTGCTGGCGGCGGTGCTCAGCGCGTTGCGCCAGATCGGCAGAACGGATGACGACTCGCTGGTTTTTGCCCAATTGGGTTTGGGCGCGGCAGGATTTGGCATTGCCAAACTGATGATCGATTACGGGTTCAACGTGATCGGGGTTGATCCGATGCCGGAATCGCAAAAACGGTTGACCAATTACGGCGGGAAAATCGCATCGCTGGAAGAAGCAATGGACGTGGCGGATATCGTCATCGCCACCACCGGTGTCGTCGGGTTGATCGGTCCGGACATCGTTCGCAAAGGGCAGGTGATTTTGTCGCTGTCAAATCCGCAGCCGGAAATATTCCCGGAAGAAGCGTTGGCTGCCGGTGCCAGCTTTGCATCTGACGGAAAAAGCGTTAACAATGCGCTGGCATATCCGGGATTGTTCAAAGCTGCGCTGGAAGTGAATGCAACCGAGATCAACGCCAAAATGAAAATTGCCGCGGCAAAAGCCATCTCCGAAATGGCGGAAACAGGCGAACTGGTGCCGAGTATTTTTCATGAAAAGGTGCATCAACATGTGGTAAAAGCGGTGGTTGCGGCGTGTAAATAA
- the queG gene encoding tRNA epoxyqueuosine(34) reductase QueG, which yields MKTDRQEIANRIKQEGLQQGFSAVAICDAEPLTGAGELLEKWLANRFHGTMEWMARTRHERANPRSYFPEAQSIIVVALNYYRENETALRDSQEAAISIYARGRDYHKVLRKKLKSFLTHIQQLLPDAHGRICVDSFPIMEKALAAKSGVGWIGKHTNLIIKQKGSWFFLGEILLSEKLPADPPFIEEHCGTCNRCQIACPTDALETPFVLDARRCISYLTIEHDGEIEGDLQTGMENWVFGCDICQAVCPWNRFSTETGEPDFANRLPDEWFSLENLQQLGESKFEELFAGTPVRRTGYANFMRNVHIASQNKSSKQ from the coding sequence ATGAAAACCGACCGGCAGGAAATAGCGAATCGCATCAAACAGGAAGGTTTGCAGCAAGGTTTTTCTGCAGTAGCGATCTGCGATGCCGAGCCGTTAACAGGTGCCGGCGAATTGCTGGAAAAATGGCTGGCAAATCGTTTCCACGGCACAATGGAATGGATGGCTCGCACCCGCCACGAACGGGCAAATCCCCGCAGCTATTTCCCGGAGGCGCAATCGATCATCGTGGTTGCGTTGAATTATTATCGCGAAAATGAAACGGCGTTGCGCGATAGCCAGGAAGCAGCCATCTCCATTTACGCTCGCGGTCGCGATTATCATAAGGTGTTGCGCAAAAAACTCAAATCATTTCTTACCCACATTCAGCAATTACTGCCGGATGCCCACGGTCGCATTTGTGTGGATTCTTTCCCGATAATGGAAAAAGCATTGGCTGCAAAATCCGGTGTTGGGTGGATTGGTAAACACACCAATTTGATCATCAAACAAAAAGGCTCATGGTTTTTTCTCGGGGAAATTTTGCTCTCCGAAAAACTGCCGGCTGATCCGCCGTTTATCGAGGAGCATTGCGGCACCTGCAACCGTTGCCAAATCGCCTGTCCGACCGACGCGCTGGAAACACCGTTTGTGCTGGACGCCCGCCGCTGCATTTCCTACCTGACGATTGAACATGACGGCGAAATTGAGGGTGATCTGCAAACCGGAATGGAAAACTGGGTGTTCGGCTGCGACATTTGCCAGGCGGTTTGCCCGTGGAACCGATTCAGTACGGAAACGGGTGAACCCGATTTTGCCAATCGCCTGCCCGATGAATGGTTTTCGCTGGAAAATTTGCAGCAATTGGGTGAGTCGAAATTTGAGGAATTGTTTGCCGGAACGCCGGTTCGCCGAACGGGTTACGCCAATTTTATGCGAAACGTGCACATCGCCAGTCAGAATAAATCGTCAAAACAATAA
- a CDS encoding dihydrodipicolinate synthase family protein, producing the protein MNLSGIFPPIATPFVMDRVATSHLAENVRQLMKTGIRGIVALGSNGESVSLTKMEKLAVLEHARNAMPDDAPLLAGTGGDSLPETIELTNGAFECGANAALVFNPVFYRDKMTHQSLVQYFRKLADNSRIPIVLYNVPKYTGYNISAETVAALAEHPNIIGIKSSSENIGHLGEILRVVPADFSVLIGTGSVLFPALTLGAIGGVLAIANVAGAQCVQLQQWVAEGNWAKARDLQLQLIPVNKALTATYGIAGLKVAQELIGLYGGVPRLPLSPIGETEKAQLRQILQTAGLIS; encoded by the coding sequence ATGAACCTGTCCGGAATCTTCCCGCCGATTGCCACACCATTTGTGATGGATCGTGTCGCCACCAGTCATCTGGCGGAAAACGTTCGCCAGTTGATGAAAACCGGCATCCGGGGCATTGTGGCGCTCGGCTCCAACGGCGAAAGCGTTTCGCTGACCAAAATGGAAAAACTGGCAGTGTTGGAGCACGCCCGCAACGCCATGCCGGACGACGCACCATTGCTGGCCGGAACCGGCGGCGATTCCCTGCCGGAAACCATCGAGCTGACCAACGGCGCATTCGAATGTGGCGCAAATGCGGCGTTGGTGTTCAATCCTGTGTTTTATCGCGATAAAATGACCCACCAATCGCTGGTGCAATATTTCCGGAAACTGGCGGATAACAGCCGGATTCCCATCGTTTTATACAATGTGCCCAAATACACCGGATACAACATTTCCGCGGAAACCGTGGCGGCGCTGGCGGAACACCCGAATATTATTGGCATCAAAAGCAGTTCGGAAAACATCGGGCATTTGGGCGAAATATTGCGGGTCGTGCCGGCGGATTTCAGCGTGCTGATCGGCACGGGTTCGGTGCTGTTTCCGGCGCTGACGCTCGGTGCGATTGGCGGCGTGCTGGCCATCGCGAATGTTGCCGGCGCCCAATGTGTTCAGCTTCAGCAATGGGTTGCCGAAGGCAATTGGGCAAAAGCCCGCGATTTGCAACTGCAATTGATTCCGGTAAATAAAGCGTTAACAGCAACTTATGGCATCGCAGGATTAAAGGTTGCTCAGGAATTGATTGGATTATACGGCGGCGTTCCCCGGCTGCCGCTGTCGCCCATCGGCGAAACGGAAAAAGCCCAATTGCGCCAAATTCTCCAAACCGCCGGATTAATTTCATAA
- a CDS encoding SOS response-associated peptidase, whose amino-acid sequence MCGRYSLYSYKTTPEDFEEIYGFPMTAVVDFPPTYNIGPYRDVPIILSDRQNQPYMRLAHWQLVPSFAKEFKSKYAMFNTRDDSFDQKPFWRKLLQHSRCIFPANNFFEWAKVGGQKMPYKFERSDGKLLNIGGIFSIWRDEQQRDIFSASMITVDANPVVGEVHGRMPLILPEQDVRSWLDINRTDAAELRAAIRTFPGDRMTAAAVSQSVNNIKNDSPEMIDPIN is encoded by the coding sequence ATGTGCGGACGATATTCACTTTACAGTTATAAAACCACGCCGGAAGATTTCGAGGAAATTTACGGTTTCCCGATGACTGCGGTGGTCGATTTTCCGCCGACTTATAACATCGGACCCTATCGCGATGTGCCGATCATCCTCAGCGATCGCCAGAATCAACCATACATGCGGCTGGCGCACTGGCAACTGGTGCCCTCATTTGCGAAGGAATTCAAATCGAAATACGCCATGTTTAACACCCGCGACGATTCGTTTGACCAAAAACCGTTTTGGCGCAAATTGCTGCAGCATTCCCGCTGCATTTTTCCGGCGAACAATTTTTTTGAATGGGCAAAGGTTGGCGGGCAAAAAATGCCCTATAAATTTGAACGAAGCGACGGGAAATTGCTGAACATCGGCGGCATATTTTCGATCTGGCGGGATGAACAGCAGCGGGATATTTTCAGCGCATCGATGATTACGGTGGACGCCAATCCGGTGGTGGGGGAGGTGCACGGCAGAATGCCGCTGATTTTGCCGGAGCAGGATGTGCGAAGCTGGCTGGACATCAACCGGACAGACGCGGCGGAATTGCGTGCCGCGATCCGCACATTTCCGGGCGACCGAATGACTGCGGCGGCGGTTTCCCAATCGGTCAACAACATCAAAAATGACAGCCCGGAAATGATCGATCCGATCAACTGA
- a CDS encoding HAD-IA family hydrolase, whose translation MAKHPQYDLIIYDLDGTLVDTLGDLTASVNHVLASHQRPLLSIATVRELVGDGARKLLERSLETNDPEIVEKGLVMFGEHYLANVCVHSQMYETVAETLPKLTGKKQAIFTNKPVKYAFPLLEQLGIGQYFDAVIGGGMEIPLKPAPDGIVYLCQKLGVPPHRTVMVGDSATDILAGKSAGTATVAVTFGFRQAEQLRKFDPDVVIDRFDELLAIVE comes from the coding sequence GTGGCAAAGCATCCCCAATATGATTTGATTATTTACGATCTGGACGGCACGCTGGTGGATACGCTCGGCGATTTAACGGCGTCGGTCAATCACGTGCTGGCGAGTCATCAACGTCCGTTGCTCAGCATCGCAACCGTTCGGGAACTGGTTGGCGATGGCGCCCGCAAATTGCTCGAACGGTCGCTGGAAACGAACGATCCGGAAATCGTGGAAAAAGGGCTGGTGATGTTCGGCGAACATTATCTGGCAAATGTTTGCGTCCATTCGCAAATGTATGAAACGGTGGCGGAAACGCTGCCCAAACTCACCGGCAAAAAACAGGCGATTTTCACCAATAAACCTGTAAAATACGCTTTTCCCTTGCTGGAACAGTTAGGTATCGGGCAATATTTTGATGCTGTGATCGGCGGCGGGATGGAAATTCCGCTGAAACCTGCACCGGATGGGATTGTTTATTTGTGCCAAAAACTGGGTGTGCCGCCGCATCGCACGGTGATGGTAGGGGATAGCGCAACCGATATTCTGGCGGGAAAATCCGCCGGAACGGCAACGGTTGCGGTCACATTCGGCTTCCGGCAGGCTGAGCAACTCCGCAAGTTTGACCCGGATGTTGTGATTGACCGGTTTGATGAACTGTTGGCGATCGTCGAATAA
- a CDS encoding phosphodiester glycosidase family protein encodes MKNQSRFLLLGRLFLGLFGLVWMLAGAANTTMFAQNSQWRELADGLHLAEFQSPEPSEVGDSRITVLKIDPQFFEFKLLNATQHNRRLRTLGNWAKEFGLIATINAGMYQKDLLTSVGYMKNFDHVNNGHVNPNNTIFAFAPNDSTLPDALIIDRTCENFDSLRNSYQCMLQSIRMISCTRENVWSRQPNRWSISVLGMDTAGNILFIFSQSPFTVHDFNNHLLKLPIDISKAMYLEGGSKAGFYLSFNGVTIEKYGIYENVLLGGDNMNATWPIPNALGIVPKNR; translated from the coding sequence ATGAAAAATCAATCGAGGTTTCTGCTGTTGGGGCGACTCTTTTTAGGATTGTTTGGGTTAGTTTGGATGTTGGCCGGCGCTGCAAACACGACGATGTTTGCCCAAAACAGCCAATGGCGGGAACTGGCCGATGGGCTGCATCTCGCCGAATTCCAGTCGCCGGAACCCTCAGAAGTTGGCGACTCACGGATAACCGTTCTCAAAATTGATCCCCAATTTTTCGAATTCAAATTATTGAACGCTACCCAACACAACCGGCGGCTGCGCACGCTCGGCAACTGGGCAAAGGAATTCGGGTTGATTGCGACGATCAACGCCGGGATGTATCAAAAAGATTTGCTGACCAGCGTGGGCTACATGAAAAATTTTGATCACGTGAACAACGGGCATGTGAATCCCAATAACACCATTTTTGCATTCGCGCCAAACGATTCCACATTGCCGGACGCGCTAATTATCGATCGCACCTGCGAAAATTTCGATTCGTTGCGCAATTCCTATCAATGTATGCTGCAAAGTATCCGCATGATCAGCTGCACCCGCGAAAATGTCTGGTCGCGGCAGCCGAATCGCTGGAGCATTTCTGTGCTGGGAATGGATACGGCCGGGAATATTCTGTTTATTTTCAGCCAATCGCCGTTTACCGTGCACGATTTTAACAATCACCTGCTCAAATTGCCGATCGATATTTCGAAAGCGATGTATCTGGAAGGTGGTTCAAAAGCGGGATTTTATCTCTCGTTTAACGGCGTAACGATTGAAAAATACGGGATTTACGAAAACGTATTGCTCGGCGGCGACAACATGAACGCCACCTGGCCGATTCCCAACGCTTTGGGCATTGTGCCCAAAAATCGCTGA
- a CDS encoding MBL fold metallo-hydrolase produces the protein MSDHLKLHFIGTGTIAPDPNRSCSCVLIETSQLKILVDIGAGSLRRLAVDGVNLHEIDYIFLTHFHPDHIGDLVPFIFSMRNTREMAIDGKMLRVWGPSGIYRYVQGMQRSYGRWMQNAADEVRFYELKRPFLEFPGFRIAWRKVVHNQESVGYRFDFNGYSIAFSGDSGYCQDLVKLCTDVDLAVLECSHADDHAVKGHLSPSLSAQIAQKARAKRLMLTHFYPDALVENPTIIAKKYYEGEMEMARDGMIINLTD, from the coding sequence ATGAGTGATCATTTAAAGCTGCACTTCATCGGTACCGGAACGATTGCCCCGGACCCTAATCGATCTTGTAGTTGCGTGCTCATCGAAACATCCCAGCTAAAAATTCTGGTGGATATCGGCGCGGGATCGCTGCGCCGGCTGGCGGTGGATGGTGTCAATCTTCACGAAATCGACTATATTTTCCTAACACACTTTCACCCTGACCATATTGGCGATTTGGTGCCGTTTATTTTCTCGATGCGGAACACCCGTGAAATGGCGATTGACGGCAAAATGCTGCGTGTTTGGGGACCGTCGGGAATTTATCGATATGTGCAGGGCATGCAGCGCAGCTATGGTCGTTGGATGCAAAACGCCGCAGATGAAGTCCGCTTTTACGAATTGAAACGACCTTTCCTCGAATTCCCGGGTTTTCGTATCGCCTGGCGAAAAGTGGTGCACAATCAGGAAAGCGTTGGCTACCGGTTCGATTTCAACGGTTACTCCATCGCGTTTTCCGGTGACAGTGGCTACTGTCAGGATCTGGTTAAGCTATGCACCGATGTTGATCTGGCGGTTCTGGAATGCTCACATGCGGATGATCACGCGGTAAAAGGGCATCTTTCGCCCAGTTTATCCGCCCAAATTGCCCAAAAAGCCAGAGCCAAGCGGTTGATGCTCACCCATTTTTATCCCGATGCGCTTGTTGAAAATCCGACAATCATCGCCAAAAAATATTACGAAGGCGAAATGGAAATGGCCCGCGACGGCATGATTATCAACCTGACGGATTAG